A portion of the Limanda limanda chromosome 3, fLimLim1.1, whole genome shotgun sequence genome contains these proteins:
- the tmem9b gene encoding transmembrane protein 9B codes for MNTACLLEVFSVACFVLLSQATAKNSEDIRCKCICPPYKNVTAGKIYNQNVSLKDCNCLHVVVPMPVNGNDVEAYCLRCECKFEERSSGTIKFTIIMYLSILGLLLLYMVYLTLLEPVLKRRLFGHSQLIQNDDDVGDQQPFANAHNVLSRSQSRPNMLNKVEHAQQRWRRQVQEQRKSVFDRHVVLS; via the exons ATGAACACCGCCTGTCTGCTCGAGGTTTTCTCTGTGGCTTGTTTTGTGCTGTTAAGCCAAGCGACAGCAAAG AATTCCGAAGACATCCGCTGCAAATGCATCTGCCCACCATACAAAAATGTTACTGCAGGGAAAATCTACAATCAAAATGTCTCTCTCAAAGACTG TAACTGCCTCCATGTAGTTGTTCCAATGCCTGTGAATGGAAATGATGTGGAGGCGTACTGTTTACGTTGCGAGTGTAAATTTGAAGAGAGGAGCTCGGGAACCATCAAG TTCACCATCATAATGTACCTCTCCATTTTgggactgctgctgctctacATGGTCTACCTGACTCTCCTGGAGCCCGTGTTGAAGAGGCGTCTGTTCGGACACTCGCAGCTCATCCAAAATGACGATGATGTCGGG GACCAGCAGCCTTTTGCCAACGCTCACAACGTGCTGTCTCGCTCCCAGTCTCGACCCAACATGCTGAACAAAGTGGAGCACGCCCAGCAGCgctggaggaggcaggtccAGGAGCAGCGCAAGTCTGTGTTCGACCGCCACGTTGTTCTCAGCTAA